Proteins from a genomic interval of Methanoplanus endosymbiosus:
- the ltrA gene encoding group II intron reverse transcriptase/maturase, which translates to MKEGKLMKVCHSTTHNCEKHTDRDLARQWNSIDWDKTRDTVNRLQIRIAKATKEENWNLVKRLSYLLTHSRSAKLVAVRIVTQNRGKRTPGIDGEIWNSASAKMQAVLSLTDKNYCAKPLRRIYIPKPGKNTKRPISIPSMYDRAMQALYGLALQPIAETTADPRSFGFRLFRSAQDASEYAFTCLGRKTSSTWILEGDIRGCFDNINHEWLKEHIPMDQSILKQFLKSGFVFDNSLFPTDKGTPQGGIVSPILANMTLDGIEHILDEQFQNMKVHFIRYADDFLVTAPTEEIAKEAKEIIKEFLAIRGLELSEEKTLITHINNGFDFLGYNFRKYKGKLLIKPSEKSIKSITDKIRTKVKKARAWSQEELIKVLNPTIRGWVNYHRHNAAKETFQKLDHYLWTVTWKWGKRRHTNKGRKWVASKYWHVEGKRKWVFKTEENTLIQFSEAPIRRHSYPKLNANPYLDRKYFLKRKDRMRRQTPWFQTKLSYFALSPVNG; encoded by the coding sequence ATGAAGGAAGGTAAACTTATGAAAGTATGTCATTCAACGACGCATAATTGCGAGAAGCATACTGACAGGGATCTTGCCCGGCAATGGAACTCCATTGACTGGGACAAAACAAGAGACACTGTTAACCGGCTACAGATCCGGATTGCAAAGGCAACAAAAGAAGAAAATTGGAATTTGGTAAAACGTCTTTCTTACCTGTTAACTCATTCAAGGTCAGCAAAACTAGTGGCCGTACGAATTGTTACACAGAATAGAGGTAAGCGTACACCCGGCATAGACGGAGAAATCTGGAACTCAGCATCTGCAAAGATGCAGGCAGTTCTGAGCCTCACAGACAAAAACTACTGTGCAAAACCATTACGACGTATTTATATCCCTAAACCTGGTAAGAATACAAAGCGACCTATCTCAATTCCATCCATGTATGATCGGGCAATGCAGGCCCTCTATGGGCTGGCCTTACAGCCAATCGCAGAAACAACAGCAGACCCACGTTCATTTGGATTTAGACTTTTTAGATCAGCACAGGATGCATCAGAATATGCATTTACGTGCTTAGGAAGAAAGACATCATCCACATGGATTCTGGAAGGAGACATCCGGGGATGCTTTGATAATATCAACCATGAATGGCTTAAGGAACATATACCTATGGATCAATCAATCCTTAAACAGTTCCTAAAATCGGGATTTGTCTTTGATAATTCTCTTTTTCCGACAGACAAAGGTACTCCGCAGGGAGGTATTGTGTCTCCAATTCTTGCGAATATGACACTCGATGGAATTGAACATATTCTTGATGAACAATTCCAAAATATGAAAGTTCACTTTATTCGCTATGCAGATGACTTTCTGGTCACTGCACCTACAGAGGAAATCGCAAAAGAAGCAAAGGAGATAATAAAAGAATTCCTCGCAATAAGAGGCCTGGAATTATCGGAAGAGAAAACGTTGATTACTCATATCAACAATGGCTTTGACTTTTTGGGGTACAATTTCCGGAAATATAAAGGAAAACTCCTCATTAAACCATCGGAGAAATCAATCAAGTCAATTACTGATAAAATTAGGACTAAAGTTAAAAAAGCCCGAGCATGGTCTCAGGAGGAATTGATAAAGGTATTAAATCCAACCATACGAGGTTGGGTAAATTATCATCGTCATAATGCAGCCAAGGAAACTTTCCAGAAATTAGATCACTATCTCTGGACAGTAACCTGGAAATGGGGTAAACGTCGACACACTAACAAAGGTCGCAAATGGGTAGCAAGTAAATATTGGCATGTGGAAGGCAAAAGAAAATGGGTTTTCAAAACAGAAGAGAATACGTTAATACAATTCTCTGAAGCTCCCATCCGTAGACACTCTTACCCAAAACTTAATGCTAATCCTTATCTTGACAGGAAATATTTTCTCAAAAGAAAGGACAGGATGAGAAGACAAACACCATGGTTCCAAACAAAATTATCTTATTTTGCTCTGTCGCCCGTTAATGGGTAG
- a CDS encoding alpha/beta hydrolase family protein, translating to MKTGKTHIITIILLITIIITVSAGCTDNVKQSPVSPADNTTESSILVFADQEFAFQLMRTVGSSYSGEADVGECLATASRIKEGDFESWYSEWKKTAETFKAAGDESLAAGHKHTAMEAYFRAATYYRTAEFFLHGNSTDPRIIETWEKSRETFRDALALDAVPHEIIDIPYGNTTLPGYFYMADNSGTIRPLLIIQTGFDGYQEELHPYAMEGIKRGYNVLTFEGPGQGEVIRVQNIPFRADWENVITPVVDYAVSRPDVDEDRIALWGISLGGYLAPRGAAYEHRISALIADAGTYDVGENLMQNLQKDGGADLNMTKEDLREWLQTDPAEFNDAIRSAMAENTGTRWMNENGMFVFNVSSPALFWAEWMDFSLVGTAEKIRCPTLVCAGSSDHFDPDGAQARELYDHLTCEKEFVIFSDDYGAGSHCQLGAFAQSFGTKFDWLDDTMGTGE from the coding sequence ATGAAAACCGGAAAAACCCATATCATTACGATCATTCTTCTGATTACAATTATCATCACTGTCTCTGCAGGCTGCACCGATAATGTTAAGCAATCGCCGGTTTCGCCTGCTGATAATACAACTGAAAGCTCTATCCTTGTTTTTGCCGATCAGGAGTTTGCTTTCCAGCTCATGAGGACAGTCGGATCTTCATATTCAGGAGAGGCTGATGTAGGTGAGTGCCTTGCCACTGCGTCCCGGATCAAAGAAGGAGACTTTGAGAGCTGGTACAGTGAATGGAAAAAGACCGCAGAGACCTTTAAAGCTGCGGGTGATGAGAGCCTTGCAGCCGGACATAAGCATACAGCTATGGAGGCGTATTTCCGTGCTGCAACATATTACCGCACAGCCGAGTTCTTCCTGCATGGCAACTCAACCGACCCCCGCATCATAGAGACATGGGAAAAGAGCCGGGAAACATTCCGCGATGCACTTGCTCTTGATGCTGTCCCGCATGAAATTATTGACATCCCATACGGAAATACAACTCTGCCGGGTTATTTCTATATGGCGGATAATTCCGGTACAATTAGACCGCTTCTTATCATACAGACCGGATTTGATGGTTACCAGGAAGAGCTTCATCCATATGCAATGGAGGGGATAAAGCGTGGATACAATGTCCTGACATTCGAGGGTCCGGGTCAGGGGGAAGTAATAAGGGTCCAAAATATTCCGTTTCGTGCCGACTGGGAGAATGTAATTACACCAGTTGTTGACTATGCTGTGAGCCGGCCTGATGTCGATGAGGACCGGATTGCACTCTGGGGAATTTCCCTTGGTGGCTATCTTGCTCCCCGTGGTGCCGCCTATGAGCACCGGATTTCGGCTTTAATCGCAGATGCAGGAACTTACGATGTCGGAGAGAACCTCATGCAAAACCTGCAGAAAGACGGAGGAGCGGATCTGAACATGACAAAGGAGGACCTTAGGGAATGGCTGCAGACTGATCCGGCTGAGTTCAATGATGCTATCAGAAGTGCCATGGCAGAAAATACCGGAACCCGGTGGATGAATGAAAACGGGATGTTTGTCTTTAATGTCAGTTCGCCGGCATTGTTCTGGGCGGAATGGATGGATTTTTCACTCGTTGGAACTGCTGAAAAGATACGCTGCCCAACTCTGGTCTGTGCCGGTTCGTCCGATCACTTTGACCCGGATGGAGCACAGGCAAGAGAACTCTATGACCACCTAACCTGTGAAAAGGAATTTGTGATATTTTCTGATGATTACGGGGCCGGTTCGCACTGCCAGTTAGGAGCCTTTGCCCAGTCTTTTGGCACCAAGTTCGACTGGCTTGATGATACAATGGGGACGGGGGAATAA
- a CDS encoding DNA methyltransferase — translation MNFSHISDYGKPNANNILIEGENLIVLNQLLEEYEKNIDVIIIDPPYNTDIHYIGYKDTAFIGGWGKFMKNRLSIAKEFLSETGVMFINIDENELVTLLNICYGLFGLNNVNLLVWPKVDVRFDKNRIEKSIKNIRSAHEYIILCYNNKEKTHFKNTSEDKPLESVIFGLGTTSSAKDEIAELLGDRTKFSTPKPVALIKELIHVSSNKSSIILDFFAGSGTTGHAVMDLNNEDGGFRKFILITNNESNICKSVTCPRLKNCIKINKYSDGFSFFKAEY, via the coding sequence ATGAATTTTTCACATATATCTGACTATGGCAAGCCTAATGCCAACAATATTTTAATTGAAGGAGAAAACCTCATTGTTTTAAATCAATTATTAGAAGAGTATGAAAAGAATATTGATGTAATCATTATTGATCCACCATATAATACTGATATTCATTATATCGGTTATAAGGACACTGCCTTTATCGGAGGGTGGGGAAAATTTATGAAAAACAGACTTTCAATTGCAAAGGAATTTTTATCAGAAACTGGCGTTATGTTTATAAATATTGATGAAAATGAACTTGTAACTCTTTTAAATATATGTTATGGATTATTTGGTTTAAATAATGTGAACTTATTAGTCTGGCCTAAGGTGGACGTTCGTTTCGATAAAAACCGAATTGAAAAATCAATAAAAAACATACGCTCAGCTCATGAGTATATTATACTTTGTTATAATAATAAAGAAAAGACTCATTTTAAAAATACATCTGAAGATAAGCCTCTTGAATCTGTTATATTTGGACTTGGAACAACATCCTCAGCAAAGGATGAAATTGCAGAACTTCTTGGAGATCGAACAAAGTTCTCTACACCAAAACCTGTTGCTCTTATAAAAGAATTGATTCATGTGTCTTCAAATAAATCATCAATAATTCTTGATTTTTTTGCAGGAAGCGGCACAACGGGTCACGCTGTAATGGATCTTAATAATGAAGACGGAGGATTTAGAAAATTCATCCTTATAACCAATAATGAAAGTAATATTTGTAAATCTGTAACATGTCCACGCCTAAAGAATTGCATTAAGATTAACAAATATTCAGATGGATTTTCATTTTTTAAGGCCGAATACTGA
- a CDS encoding IS66 family transposase: protein MSNGIFKELESVITPDRIDNSPDKDIIYLLISAFEELSAKYDKLYEEHLQLRDDYNHLIGEQGRPEAAKKGKRKGGSGNKNHSTEEERSKKEKSDQNNPNKGRGKRNHKIEIHEEKIWYSDKNKLPKDAVFKGFSELIIQDIEIRPRNTKFLLEKYYSPSEGRYLLTDRPQGYGGEFGPGIKALIIECKAICGMSENGIRAFLNNHGIFIAQSTISRKLTEKNEVLDKESEDILKEGIKSSDYLQTDTTGANVNGTQYNTHIFSNHNFTAFRTSPKKDRISIVKHIMEVLEPKYLFNEFAFEHLSNLRTAKKWIKKLRENIYNSCFSEFELENSLVELFGQEGFKTLKKRVTEAGLIAYYRSQKDYPVPKILLTDDAPQYDNITEEHQLCWVHEARHYKKLKPKTAVMRKVHEDFMDRFWAFYREMRAYKDNPSPEWALKIRKDFDELFNSETEYKELNLRIEKTHRNKDFLLTFLDHPHVPLHNNDAELGARAQVRHRDISLFTRNEKGTNVVDRNLTIVKTAKKLDINPFDHIAGLIINGHRQKSLAEIIACKNQKATLDDLKIEGKNSVAAKEDLSNVPVGQHRYISSNL from the coding sequence ATGTCAAATGGTATCTTCAAAGAATTAGAATCCGTAATAACTCCTGATCGGATAGATAATTCTCCGGATAAAGACATAATATATTTGCTCATCTCAGCCTTTGAGGAACTATCTGCAAAATACGATAAATTATATGAAGAGCATCTTCAACTCAGAGATGATTACAATCATCTAATTGGTGAACAGGGTAGGCCGGAAGCCGCAAAAAAAGGAAAAAGAAAAGGGGGTTCTGGCAATAAAAATCATTCTACTGAGGAGGAACGCTCAAAAAAAGAGAAATCAGATCAAAATAATCCAAATAAAGGCAGAGGAAAACGTAATCATAAAATCGAAATCCATGAAGAAAAGATCTGGTACTCTGACAAAAATAAACTTCCGAAAGATGCAGTTTTTAAAGGCTTTTCTGAATTAATCATACAGGACATTGAAATTCGTCCGAGAAATACAAAGTTTTTACTTGAAAAATATTATTCCCCTTCAGAAGGAAGATATCTCTTAACTGATCGACCTCAAGGATATGGTGGAGAATTTGGTCCTGGAATAAAGGCACTTATTATTGAATGCAAAGCAATTTGTGGAATGAGTGAAAATGGAATTAGAGCCTTTTTAAATAACCATGGTATCTTTATAGCCCAATCTACAATCTCAAGGAAATTAACTGAAAAGAATGAGGTTTTAGATAAAGAATCGGAAGATATACTAAAAGAAGGAATAAAGTCCTCCGATTACCTCCAGACAGATACAACTGGAGCTAATGTAAATGGCACTCAATATAATACACATATCTTTTCAAACCATAATTTCACAGCATTTAGAACTTCTCCAAAAAAGGATAGAATTAGCATAGTTAAGCACATTATGGAAGTTTTAGAACCCAAGTACCTATTCAATGAGTTTGCCTTTGAACATTTATCCAATCTTAGAACCGCAAAAAAATGGATCAAAAAACTTAGAGAAAATATTTACAACTCTTGCTTTAGTGAATTTGAATTAGAAAATAGTTTGGTTGAGTTATTTGGTCAAGAAGGGTTTAAAACGCTTAAAAAGCGAGTTACTGAGGCTGGATTGATTGCTTATTACAGATCACAGAAAGATTACCCAGTTCCAAAAATTCTTCTTACAGATGATGCACCCCAATACGACAATATCACTGAAGAACACCAGTTATGTTGGGTTCATGAAGCCAGACACTATAAAAAATTAAAACCTAAAACTGCTGTAATGAGAAAAGTCCATGAAGATTTCATGGATCGGTTTTGGGCATTTTACAGAGAGATGAGAGCATATAAAGACAATCCATCTCCAGAGTGGGCATTAAAAATTAGAAAGGACTTTGATGAGTTATTTAACAGCGAGACTGAATATAAAGAGTTGAACCTAAGAATTGAGAAGACACACCGGAATAAAGACTTCTTACTCACATTCTTAGATCACCCTCACGTCCCTCTTCATAATAATGATGCTGAGCTTGGAGCACGAGCACAGGTCAGACATCGTGATATAAGCTTATTTACAAGAAATGAGAAAGGAACAAATGTTGTAGACAGAAATTTAACAATTGTTAAAACTGCTAAGAAGTTGGACATAAATCCCTTTGATCATATAGCCGGTTTGATCATAAATGGTCATAGACAAAAATCACTTGCTGAGATAATAGCATGCAAAAACCAGAAAGCAACCTTGGATGATCTTAAAATAGAGGGTAAAAATTCAGTTGCTGCAAAAGAGGACCTTTCAAATGTACCGGTAGGTCAACACAGATACATTTCATCCAACTTATAA
- a CDS encoding leucine-rich repeat domain-containing protein — MANEKIVCDTLFIDMKYVILYHKLGFEETSPDIFEKSFNDGNIVIFSENQNFYYKNKYYPLLDHKDFVILECLNRLLEIGYSSDEIYLNSNYYDIELIQNEIPLLNIICEQWGDDFKGKIDSFQNLKEIPCVIYTSKLSGGLIDVISSIFYRNNIYNHGIFEDGCVPFNFKESDLWNSIQINEYPPDFEVENDVLLKYSGNDENVIIPAGIIKIESGAFWNCTFISTVYIPETVHSIGGDAFVYCTNLLKINLPSSLNEIGDDPFAGCLSIRIENDSDAFILENGVLFDREKKRLIHYNSNNISKDYTIPNTVEWIGKHSFYKCNYLEKVVISENVNFMGNNPFSDCENLILENHSPHFVYENGALLNHDKTLLMHYSKGLKKEKYIIPDTVRTIGRNSFWNCINLRKVVIPESVRQLGYNPFSHCTNLELENHSQFYAENNGILYDRDYKELVCCTNITAQKGVIIPDGLLSIGRNSFSGCESLEKIIIPDSVKTIARGAFSDCTKLKDVTLPKNLESIGEWAFSYCENLKSIEITSSTKTAINSFRGTDVEIIIK, encoded by the coding sequence ATGGCTAATGAAAAAATTGTCTGTGATACACTTTTTATTGATATGAAATATGTTATTTTGTATCATAAACTTGGGTTTGAAGAGACATCTCCAGATATATTTGAAAAAAGTTTCAATGACGGCAATATCGTCATTTTTTCAGAAAATCAAAATTTTTATTATAAAAATAAATATTATCCCCTTCTTGATCACAAAGATTTTGTAATTCTGGAATGCCTCAACCGATTATTAGAAATAGGTTATTCCTCAGATGAGATTTATCTTAATAGTAATTACTATGATATTGAATTAATTCAAAATGAAATACCTCTGCTAAACATCATTTGTGAACAATGGGGAGATGATTTTAAAGGAAAAATTGATTCATTTCAAAATTTAAAAGAGATTCCTTGTGTAATTTATACATCTAAATTATCAGGTGGTCTAATTGATGTGATCAGTTCCATCTTTTATAGAAATAATATCTATAATCATGGAATTTTTGAAGATGGATGTGTCCCATTCAATTTTAAAGAATCAGATTTATGGAATTCAATTCAGATAAATGAATACCCTCCTGATTTTGAAGTAGAAAATGATGTCCTTCTCAAATATTCTGGAAACGATGAAAATGTTATAATTCCTGCTGGAATTATAAAAATAGAATCAGGGGCATTCTGGAATTGTACCTTTATTTCTACTGTATATATACCTGAGACTGTTCATTCAATTGGCGGAGATGCATTTGTATATTGTACAAACTTATTGAAAATAAACTTGCCTTCAAGTCTAAATGAAATCGGGGATGACCCATTTGCAGGGTGCCTTTCAATAAGAATTGAAAATGATAGTGATGCCTTTATACTTGAAAATGGCGTTCTATTTGATCGTGAAAAAAAGAGACTGATCCATTATAATTCAAACAATATAAGTAAAGATTACACCATTCCAAACACTGTTGAATGGATTGGTAAACATAGCTTTTATAAATGCAACTATCTTGAAAAAGTGGTGATCTCAGAGAATGTTAATTTTATGGGGAACAATCCTTTCTCAGATTGCGAAAATCTGATTCTAGAGAATCACAGCCCACACTTTGTTTATGAAAATGGCGCTCTCCTTAATCATGACAAAACTTTGCTTATGCATTATTCTAAGGGACTAAAAAAAGAGAAATATATAATTCCTGATACTGTTCGTACTATCGGCCGAAATTCTTTTTGGAATTGTATTAATTTGAGGAAAGTGGTCATTCCAGAAAGTGTTCGACAATTGGGATATAATCCATTTTCTCATTGTACAAACCTAGAACTGGAAAATCATAGCCAATTTTATGCAGAAAATAATGGAATTCTTTACGATAGAGATTACAAAGAACTTGTGTGTTGCACAAATATTACTGCACAGAAAGGTGTAATTATTCCAGATGGTCTTCTTAGTATCGGGAGAAATTCATTCAGTGGTTGCGAAAGTCTTGAAAAAATTATTATTCCTGATTCGGTAAAAACCATAGCAAGAGGTGCATTTAGTGATTGTACTAAATTAAAGGATGTTACACTGCCAAAAAATCTTGAGAGTATAGGAGAATGGGCATTTAGCTACTGTGAAAATTTAAAGTCTATTGAAATAACTTCTTCGACAAAAACTGCAATTAACTCTTTTCGTGGAACTGATGTGGAGATTATCATAAAATGA
- a CDS encoding AAA family ATPase, which yields MENRPKLHISIEGMDGVGKSTTSKMLAEKLDLILVEKPLHYLLENEGSIENYLKIRDYVNKQEDRVFTSWFYGLGNVYLYHKFKGQKIITDRHLLSNYCWSGTTESEIVFDALVNALGQPDFTFVLKADEKVVRKRLIERNIEDPDLPKINFIPEAYKKMEAFLKKYHMKSAIINTTSLNQDEVCEIIIKKLKSEGLV from the coding sequence ATGGAAAATAGACCAAAATTGCATATATCGATTGAAGGTATGGATGGCGTAGGTAAAAGTACTACATCAAAAATGCTAGCAGAAAAACTAGATCTAATCCTTGTTGAAAAACCTCTCCATTATCTTCTAGAGAATGAGGGCAGTATAGAAAATTACCTTAAAATTCGTGATTATGTAAATAAGCAGGAAGATCGTGTTTTTACTTCATGGTTTTACGGACTTGGAAATGTATATCTTTATCATAAATTTAAAGGACAAAAAATTATTACTGACAGACATTTGCTCTCTAATTATTGCTGGAGCGGCACTACTGAAAGTGAGATAGTGTTTGATGCACTGGTAAATGCTCTTGGCCAACCGGATTTTACATTTGTTCTAAAAGCAGACGAAAAAGTTGTTAGGAAAAGACTTATTGAAAGAAATATAGAGGATCCAGATCTTCCAAAAATAAATTTTATTCCTGAAGCTTATAAGAAGATGGAAGCGTTCTTAAAGAAATATCATATGAAATCTGCAATAATCAATACTACCTCACTTAACCAGGATGAAGTGTGTGAAATCATTATTAAAAAACTTAAATCTGAAGGTCTGGTATAA